A section of the Pedobacter sp. HDW13 genome encodes:
- the rlmH gene encoding 23S rRNA (pseudouridine(1915)-N(3))-methyltransferase RlmH, producing MKITLIAIGKTEDKYLIEGIDKYINRLKHYINFSFLAIPDVKNVKNLSEAQQKAKEAELLHKQINNGDMVILLDEKGKKYSSVEFSNYLNKQMIGSVQHLIFIIGGPYGFDESIYKRANGLISLSDMTFSHQMIRLFFVEQLYRGFSILKGEPYHHA from the coding sequence ATGAAGATTACACTGATCGCCATTGGCAAAACCGAAGATAAATATTTAATAGAGGGGATTGATAAATACATTAACCGCTTAAAACACTATATTAACTTCAGTTTTTTGGCCATACCAGATGTAAAGAATGTTAAAAACCTAAGTGAAGCGCAGCAAAAAGCAAAGGAGGCAGAACTACTGCACAAACAAATCAACAATGGTGATATGGTGATTTTGCTGGATGAAAAAGGAAAAAAATATTCGTCGGTTGAATTTTCCAATTATCTTAACAAACAGATGATTGGCAGTGTACAACATCTTATTTTTATCATTGGTGGTCCTTACGGGTTCGACGAAAGTATTTACAAACGTGCCAATGGCTTAATCTCCTTATCGGATATGACATTTTCGCACCAGATGATCAGGTTATTTTTTGTGGAACAGCTTTACCGGGGATTTAGTATTTTGAAGGGAGAGCCATACCACCACGCATAA
- a CDS encoding DUF5606 domain-containing protein, whose translation MNLRGIVAVSGRPGLFKLVGQNKVGYILESLDAQKTKIVANITNTKLASLEDITVYGEDEEIKLADIFAKISAKGSTPDLKGDLRAYFLEVAPGHDQEKVYASDMKKIITWYNLLKDLPLFTEETPETPGTPAEVKLSEEKAASDKKVKATGAKASASAKATTKTSAPAKKASMTSKKGV comes from the coding sequence ATGAACTTAAGAGGAATTGTTGCCGTATCTGGCAGACCAGGTTTATTTAAACTGGTTGGACAAAATAAAGTAGGTTACATTTTAGAAAGCTTAGATGCACAAAAAACTAAAATTGTAGCCAACATCACCAATACAAAATTAGCTTCGTTAGAAGATATTACTGTTTATGGTGAAGATGAAGAAATTAAACTGGCCGATATTTTTGCCAAAATTTCTGCTAAAGGATCAACACCTGATCTAAAAGGCGATTTACGTGCTTACTTTCTTGAAGTAGCGCCAGGTCACGATCAGGAGAAGGTTTATGCTTCGGATATGAAGAAGATTATCACCTGGTATAACTTACTTAAAGATCTTCCATTGTTTACAGAAGAAACTCCTGAAACACCTGGAACTCCGGCAGAAGTTAAATTATCAGAAGAAAAAGCAGCTTCAGATAAAAAAGTAAAAGCTACAGGTGCTAAAGCTTCAGCGAGTGCAAAAGCAACTACTAAAACTTCGGCTCCGGCTAAAAAAGCAAGTATGACCAGTAAAAAGGGCGTTTAA